In bacterium, the genomic stretch GCCCAGCGCCCCGGCTGACAGTCTCACAGCCAAAAGGCTGCGACTGCATGCATATCGTTGCCGCCCCCGACAAATTTCGGGGAACGGCCACCGCTGCCGAGGTTGCCGACGCTATAGCCCAAGCGGCAGCACAGGCCGGGGCCTCCGTTGATGCCGTCCCCATGGCCGACGGAGGCGAGGGAACGCTGGAAGTGGTAGGCGGAGCCAACCGGTCGAGCATCGTGACCGGGCCTCTGGGCGACCCGGTGGAGGCTCCGTGGCGCCTGCACCGCCACACCGCGGTGATCGAGATGGCCCGGGCGTCGGGGTTGGCCTTGGTGGGCGGGGCCGAGGGCAACGACCCGCTGGGGGCCACCACCTACGGCACCGGGGAGTTGATAGACGCGGCGGTGGAGCGGGGCGCCCGGCGGGTGTTGGTGGGGGTGGGGGGCTCGGCCACCACCGACGGTGGTTTGGGCGCGCTGAGGGCGTTGTATCCCACTCAGCGGCTCCGGGGGGTGGAGATGGCCGTGGCCTGCGACGTGAGGACCCGGTTTGTGGACGCCGCCGAGGTGTTCGGACCCCAGAAGGGGGCCACTGCATCGCAGGTGGAGCTGTTGCGCCGGCGTCTGGAGCGGCTCTGCGGGGTGTATGCCGAGACCTATGGGGTGGCGGTGGGCGACCTGGAGGGCTCGGGGGCGGCGGGAGGCCTGGCCGGCGGTCTGGCGTGCGTGGGCGCCGAGCTGTGCAATGGCTTCGATCTGCTGGCCGAGGAGGTGGACCTGTACGGGCGCATCGAGCAGGCCGATCTGGTGGTTACCGGGGAGGGCGCACTCGACGCCACCTCGCTGGAGGGCAAGGTGGTGGGCGGGGTGGCGGAAATGGCCGCTGCTGCCGGAGTGCCGGTGCTGGCAGTGGTGGGCCGGGCCGACGACACTGCGGCGCCGGGTTGCGGGGAGCTGGTGAGCCTCAGCGAACGGTTCGGTACCGAGGCGGCAATGGACGACACGGCCGGACTCGTCACCAGGGTGGTGCTGGACTACTTGAAGGCATAGCCGGGCTCTACCCCAGCCAGCGGGCCCCAGCCTGCGGGCGGCTCAGAGGGCTTGGCGGAAGTAGCCGGTGACCTCGACTAGGGGAGGGCGCTCCTGCATGGTTATCTCGGTGCCGCCGAAGCCGGGGCGGCGCAGCGTGATGGTGGTGTTCACCAGGGTGCGGTCGGCCCGGTGCAGAGCCGCTTGCATGACCTCGGTGGCCTGAGACGACAGCTCGTGCAGGGGTCGATTGCGGTGGACGCGGGTGCCCAAGTCCACCTGGGCGATGGCTTCGTAGCCGGCCAGGCGCCAGACGTCGATGAGCAGGCCCATCTCCACCCCGTACCCCTGCACGAACGGCACCCGCTCCAGCACTTTGCGCCGCCCGGCGTATTCCCCGGCCAGAGGCTGGACGATGTCGCCCAACTCGGGGAACAACAGGGCGATAAGCGGTCGGGCCACCAACTCGGTGGTGCGCCCCCCGCCTCGCTGGTCGGCCCCCACCGGGCGGTGGTAGAAGCCCTTGCAATAGGAGATGGCATCGTCTACCAACAGCGGTCCCAGAAGGCCGGAGATGAAGTGGGGGCCGAAGTTGGCCACGTCGGCGTCGCACCACACCACGATGTCACCGGTGGAGGCGTACAGCGACTTCCACAGCGTCTCCCCCTTGCCGGGCTGATTGCCCAGATCGATGAGCACATCGGCGCAGGCCACCACGTTGGCCCCGGCGTCTTTGGCCACCGCGGCGGTGTGGTCGGTGGAGTGGTCGTCCATCACGATCAGCTCGTCCACCAAGCCCACCTTGTCCATGAGCTCGTTTCGCACCACCTCCACAATGGCTCCCACGGTGGCCTCTTCGTTGCGGGCCGGCAGACACACCGACACCGTTTTCGAGCCTTTGCGGGCCGCGAGGTCGTCGGCTGAGAACTCCCCGGCGGTGAATCTCCGCCGCCCGCTCACGCCGTCCTCCGATTCATAGCTCGCTTCCCGAGCTCCATACGTGCCAATCCCTGATTCACGAGTCGTTTCCCGAGCTTCATCCGAATAGCATCATGGCCCATGAGCGTGACCGTCCGGATACCGACCACCCTTCGCCCCCTGTCTGGCGGGGCCAGCGAGGTCACCGTTGAGGGCAGCACCGTCCGCGACGTGATTGCCTCGCTGGACGCCACCCACCCCGGCTTCAAAGACCGCCTGATCGACGAGTCGGGCGGCCTGCACCGGTACGTCAACGTGTTCGTGGACGACGACGACGTGCGATTCGCCGACGGCTTGGCCACGTCGGTGCCCGACGGCCAGACCGTGGCCATCGTTCCCGCGGTGGCTGGCGGCTGATTTCTCACTGTTGTCCTGCTTGATTTAGCTCCACTTGAGTTTGGCGTTCCCGCGACTCATCGGTAACCTTTAGCAGTCTCACACTGAGAGTGCTAAACGGCCGGAAGGCCAAGAATCGGCACCATGCCAATGGGGTACGGGCCGATAGTACAAAAGGGAGTATTCGAGGATGCCCAAGATCATCTCATTCGATGAGCAAGCCCGGCGCGCGCTGGAGTCGGGAATGAACCAGTTGGCCGACGCCGTGCGGGTCACTCTCGGCCCCAAGGGCCGCAACGTGGTGCTGGAAAAGAAGTGGGGCGCCCCCACGATCACCAACGACGGCGTGTCCATCGCCAAGGAGATCGAGCTGGAGGACCCCTACGAGAAGATCGGCGCTGAGCTGGTCAAAGAGGTGGCCAAGAAAACCGACGACGTGGCCGGCGACGGCACCACTACCGCCACCGTGCTGGCTTGGTCGATGGTGCGCGAAGGGCTGCGGAACGTGGCCGCCGGGGCCAACCCCATGTCCATCAAAAAGGGCATCGAGTCTGGCGTTGAGGCCGCGGTGGGTGCCATTCAATCCCAGTCGGTGGACGTGTCGTCGGACAAGGCCCAAATCGCCAACGTGGCCGCCATCTCTGCTGCCGACCCCGAGATCGGCGAGCTGATCTCCGAAGCCATCGACAAGGTGGGCAAAGACGGTGTGGTAACCGTGGAGGAGTCTCAGACCTTCGGCCTGGAGTTGGACTTCACCGAGGGTATGCGCTTCGACAAGGGCTACATCTCGCCGTACTTCGTGACCGACGCCGAGCGGATGGAAGCCGTGCTGGACGAGCCCTACATCCTGTTCGTGGGCTCGAAGATCACCGCAGTGCGCGACATCGTGCCCGTGCTGGAGAAGGTGATGCAGGCGGGCAAGCCGCTTCTGATCATCGCCGAGGATGTGGAGGGCGAGGCCCTGGCCACCCTGGTGGTGAACAAGATCAGGGGCACCTTCAACTCCACCGCGGTGAAGGCTCCGGGCTTTGGCGACCGGCGCAAGGCCATGCTCCAGGACATGGCCATCTTGACCGCCGGCCAGGTGATCAGCGAAGAGGTGGGCCTGAAGCTGGAGAACACCACGCTCGACTTGCTGGGCCGGGCCCGCAAGATCGTCATCACCAAGGACGAGACCACCATCGTGGAGGGCGCCGGCGACCGCAGCGACGTCGAGGGCCGCATCTCCCAGATCAAGGGTGAGATCGACAACACCGACTCCGACTACGACCGGGAGAAGCTGCAAGAGCGCCTGGCCAAGCTGTCGGGCGGTGTGGCCGTGCTCAAGGTGGGCGCTGCCACCGAGGTGGAGCTCAAGGAGAAGAAGCACCGCATAGAGGACGCAGTGAGCACCACCAAGGCCGCCATCGAAGAGGGCGTTGTTGCCGGCGGGGGCGTGACCCTGCTGCGGGCCCAGGAGGCGGTGAACTCCGCCGCGGAGGACCTGTCGGCCGACGACGAGGCCACCGGCGCCCGCATCGTGTCCAAGGCACTGGAAGGCCCGCTGGCCCAGATCGCGGTCAACGCCGGCCTTGAGGGCGGCGTGATTGTGGAGCGGGTCCGCAACCTGGAGGGCAACTCCGGGCTGAACGCGGCCACCGGCGAGTACGAAGACCTGCTCACCGCCGGGATTATCGACGCCGCCAAGGTCACCCGCTCGGCGCTCCAGAACGCCGGCTCTATTGCCGGCCTGTTCTTGACCACCGAGGCCGTGGTGGCCGACAAGCCCGACGATAACGGCGGCATGCCCGGCGGTATGCCTGACATGGATTTCTAGCCCGAAAACACTGGCAGCGGCGGTAACGTCGTTGTATGGCCGAGCTTCATCCGGCGTGTGTATCGCTGGCGTTCCTACTGGGAACTTGGCAGGGCACAGGCACGGGGGTGTATCCCACCATTGAGGATTTCTCCTATGCAGAGGAGGTCTCCTTCACCCATGTGGGCAAGCCGTTCGTGGCCTACGCGCAGAAGACCAAGGACTCCAGCACGGGCCTGCCCCTGCACGCTGAGGCTGGGTATCTGCGTCCTCAAGGCGACGGACGGGTGGAGTTGGTGCTGGTGCAGCCGTCGGGCATTGCCGAGATTCTGGAGGGCAAGCTGGAGGGGCACAACATCCAGCTGGCGTCGACCGCGGTACTAGGCACCCTCTCGGCCAAGCCGGTGACCGCCACCGAGCGGCGCTTCTGGGTGGACGGAGAGGTCTTGCACTCCTCGGTAGCCATGGCGGCTATGGGGCTGGACCTCCAGCATCATGTGGTCTCCGAGATGTACCGGCTGTCATGACCCGAGGCAGGTCCCAGCGAGTGCTGGTTCGCCATTGGGACGGGAGCAAAGAGCACCGGCGTCCCGATGACCTGGTGGTGGAGGAGCCCCTCACCATCGAGCTTGACGACGTGACCGTCACCACCACCATGCGCACCCCGGGGCACGACTTCGAGCTGGCCGCCGGGTTCTGCTTCACCGAGGGCCTGCTCGGCGATGCGTCGGTTACGTCCATTCGCTATTGCGCCACCGAGCCGGCTGCCGACACTGAATTCAATCTGGTGACTGTGGAGACCGACGGCGCTCCTCCGGCCACCCCCCGACTCGGCCTCACGACCTCGGCCTGCGGGCTGTGCGGGGCCGAGAGCATTGAAGCGCTGAGCGAACGGTTGGATCCGCTGCCCCTCGGAGAAACGCCCATCTCTGCCGACGTTCTGGCTGCGGTGCCGGAGAGGGTTCGGGCCTTCCAAGACCTGTTCGGCACCACTGGTGGAGTCCACGCCGCGGCAGTCTTCGGGGCCGAGGGGGAGCCCACCCTGGTGCGGGAGGACATCGGCCGCCACAACGCGGTGGACAAGGTGGTGGGCCGATTGCTGCTTGACGGCGACCTGCCGGCCCATGGCCAGGGACTGTTTGTGAGCGGCCGAGCCTCGTTTGAGATGGTGCAGAAAGCGTGGGCGGCAGGCTTCGCCACGTTGGTCGCGGTGAGCGCTCCATCCGCGTTGGCGGTGGAAACGGCGGCGGTTGCCGGCTTGCGTCTGGCCGGCTTTGTCCGCGACGGCCAACTCAACTTCTACTTCCCGTCTGCATAAGAATCCTGGGCATGCGCCCCCTGCCCAAGCTCACTCCGGAAAACGAGTTCTTCTGGACTTCCGGGGCCGATGGTGTGCTGCGGTTTCAGTACTGCGAGCTCTGCAACCGCTATCTCCACCCGCCCGGCGTGGTCTGCTCGCGATGCGGTGGCGTTCCCAAGGTGAGAGACGTATCGGGTCGGGCAACGGTGGTGGGGTTCACCGTCAACTATCAGCCGTGGCTGCCCGACATGGAAATCCCGTACGTCATCGGGCTGGTGGCCATCGAAGAAGACCCCCTGGTGCGGCTCACCACCCTGATCGTGGACGCGGAGCCCGACGATGTGGTCATCGGCCTGCGGGTATCGGCGCGCTTCGAGCAGCACAAGGATGTGTGGCTGCCGGTGTTCGCCCCCACCGGCGAGCCGGTGTCTGAGATAGAGGAGTATCCCGAGCCAACCCCGGCGTCGGTACGGCCCATGCCGACGACCGAGAAGTTCGAGTCGAAGGTGGCCATTTCCGGGGTTGGCCTGTCGGACGTGGGACGCCGGCTGGGCCGCGACCCCATGAGCCTGGCCGTTGACGCCTGCCGGGCCGCGGTGGCCGACGCCGGGCTGACCATGGGTGAAATCGACGGCCTGTCCACCTATCCGGGCGGCGGGGCCAAAGACGGCGGCCACTCCGAGGGCGGCATCTACCCGGTGGCCGACGCCCTGGGCATCGCCCCCACCTGGTTCTGCGGCACCATGGAGACCCCCGGCCAGAGCGGGGCGGTGGTCAACGCCATGCTGGCGGTGGCCTCGGGGCTGTGCCGCCATGTGTTGTGCTATCGCACGGTGTGGGAGACCACGTCGATCGCCTGGGGCAACCGCCAGAACACCGGGGTGGGCGGCGGCGCCCGCATCTCCGGGGAGATGGAGTGGCGGCTGCCGTATGGGGCCATGTCGGCGGGGAACTGGATCGCGCTCATGGCCAGCCACTACTTCCACCGCTACGGCGCAACCCGGGAGCAGCTGGGGTGGATTCCGGTGACCGAGCGGGCTGGCGCGGCCCACAACCCAGTGGCCATCTACCAGGAGCCCATGACCATCGACGACTACCTGGATGCCCGCATGATCACCACGCCGTTTGGTTTGTTCGACTGCGATGTGCCTTGCGATGGCTCCACCGCGCTGGTGGTGTCGGCAGTGGATGCCGCCGCCGACGGCCCGCATCGCCCGGTGCTGGTGGAGGCGGTGGGCACTCAGATGCGCGAGCGAATGTCGTGGGACCAGGGGACGCTGCTGCACGAGCCCATGGTGGACGGCCCGGCGGCCCACCTGTGGAGCCGCACCGATCTGAAGCCCGCCGACGTGGACGTGGCCCTGCTGTACGACGGGTTCAGCTTCAACGCCCTGTCGTGGCTGGAGGGCCTGGGATTCTGCGGCAAGGGCGAGGGGGCGGCGTTTGTGGATGGCGGTACCCGCATCGCCCGAGACGGTGAGATCCCACTCAATCCCCACGGTGGCCAGCTTTCGGCGGGGCGGCTGCACGGCTACGGATTTCTGCACGAGGCGGTGACCCAGCTCCGGGGTCACGGCGGCGGACGGCAGGTGGACAACGCCGAGGTGGCGGTGGTGAGCACCGGAGGCGGTCACCCGGGCGGTGCCTTCCTCTTCGTCCGCGGCTGATTCGACCTGCTAAAAGTGAGTCATGACTGCTTACATAATCGTCAACTATCAGGTGGACAACCCTGAGATGTACGGGGAGTACATGCAGGGTGCCGCTGGTGCTCTGGGCGTGGGCGACGGGGTTGACCTGATCGCCTTCGACACCGAGTCGGAGGTGGTCGAGGGCGACACCGCCGGTCACCAGACGGTGGTGCTCAAGTTCGACTCCAAGGAGAAGGCTCGCGAAGTTTGGGAGTCGGATGCCTACCGGGCCGTGGTGGGCAAGCGCCACGACGCCACCAGCCGCCACTTCGCCGTGCTGGTGAACGGCTTCGGCGACTGACCATGCCCAGACAAGGGTGATAGGACGTCGGGGCGCCGGTTCTGTCGCCCTGGTTCTTGTCCTTGGGCTCTTGGCATCCGCCTGTGGCGGCAGCTCTGACCGATCGAGCCAAGAGAGCACCACAGCCGAGCCAACGGGGGTGGCGCAGGCCGAGGGCTCAGCGGACTTCTTGGCCGACGCTCCTGAACTGGTGATCGGCACCGTCCTCCCCGAGACCGGAGCGCTCAGCTACCTGCATCCACCGGAGATTGCCGGCGTGAAACTGGCGGTGGACGACATCCGGGCCGCGGGCGGCAAGGTGAGGATACTGGAGGGCGACTCGGGCACCGACCCCGATGTCGCTGCGAATACGGTGGAACGACTGCTGGGGGAGGGCGCCCAGGTCATCGTGGGTGCGGCCGCATCGGGAGTCTCCCAGCAGATCATCCAGACCCTGTATGAGACTCAGATAGTCCAGTGTGCGGCATCGAACACGTCGCCGCTGTTCAGCACGCAGGAGAACGCTGAGTACTACTTCCGCACGGTGGTCACCGCCGAGGCCGACGCGCCGATCATGGCCAACAACATTGGCCGGGGTGGGGGGACCAACGTGG encodes the following:
- the groL gene encoding chaperonin GroEL (60 kDa chaperone family; promotes refolding of misfolded polypeptides especially under stressful conditions; forms two stacked rings of heptamers to form a barrel-shaped 14mer; ends can be capped by GroES; misfolded proteins enter the barrel where they are refolded when GroES binds); amino-acid sequence: MPKIISFDEQARRALESGMNQLADAVRVTLGPKGRNVVLEKKWGAPTITNDGVSIAKEIELEDPYEKIGAELVKEVAKKTDDVAGDGTTTATVLAWSMVREGLRNVAAGANPMSIKKGIESGVEAAVGAIQSQSVDVSSDKAQIANVAAISAADPEIGELISEAIDKVGKDGVVTVEESQTFGLELDFTEGMRFDKGYISPYFVTDAERMEAVLDEPYILFVGSKITAVRDIVPVLEKVMQAGKPLLIIAEDVEGEALATLVVNKIRGTFNSTAVKAPGFGDRRKAMLQDMAILTAGQVISEEVGLKLENTTLDLLGRARKIVITKDETTIVEGAGDRSDVEGRISQIKGEIDNTDSDYDREKLQERLAKLSGGVAVLKVGAATEVELKEKKHRIEDAVSTTKAAIEEGVVAGGGVTLLRAQEAVNSAAEDLSADDEATGARIVSKALEGPLAQIAVNAGLEGGVIVERVRNLEGNSGLNAATGEYEDLLTAGIIDAAKVTRSALQNAGSIAGLFLTTEAVVADKPDDNGGMPGGMPDMDF
- a CDS encoding OB-fold domain-containing protein — protein: MRPLPKLTPENEFFWTSGADGVLRFQYCELCNRYLHPPGVVCSRCGGVPKVRDVSGRATVVGFTVNYQPWLPDMEIPYVIGLVAIEEDPLVRLTTLIVDAEPDDVVIGLRVSARFEQHKDVWLPVFAPTGEPVSEIEEYPEPTPASVRPMPTTEKFESKVAISGVGLSDVGRRLGRDPMSLAVDACRAAVADAGLTMGEIDGLSTYPGGGAKDGGHSEGGIYPVADALGIAPTWFCGTMETPGQSGAVVNAMLAVASGLCRHVLCYRTVWETTSIAWGNRQNTGVGGGARISGEMEWRLPYGAMSAGNWIALMASHYFHRYGATREQLGWIPVTERAGAAHNPVAIYQEPMTIDDYLDARMITTPFGLFDCDVPCDGSTALVVSAVDAAADGPHRPVLVEAVGTQMRERMSWDQGTLLHEPMVDGPAAHLWSRTDLKPADVDVALLYDGFSFNALSWLEGLGFCGKGEGAAFVDGGTRIARDGEIPLNPHGGQLSAGRLHGYGFLHEAVTQLRGHGGGRQVDNAEVAVVSTGGGHPGGAFLFVRG
- a CDS encoding formate dehydrogenase accessory sulfurtransferase FdhD → MTRGRSQRVLVRHWDGSKEHRRPDDLVVEEPLTIELDDVTVTTTMRTPGHDFELAAGFCFTEGLLGDASVTSIRYCATEPAADTEFNLVTVETDGAPPATPRLGLTTSACGLCGAESIEALSERLDPLPLGETPISADVLAAVPERVRAFQDLFGTTGGVHAAAVFGAEGEPTLVREDIGRHNAVDKVVGRLLLDGDLPAHGQGLFVSGRASFEMVQKAWAAGFATLVAVSAPSALAVETAAVAGLRLAGFVRDGQLNFYFPSA
- a CDS encoding glucosyl-3-phosphoglycerate synthase, with product MSGRRRFTAGEFSADDLAARKGSKTVSVCLPARNEEATVGAIVEVVRNELMDKVGLVDELIVMDDHSTDHTAAVAKDAGANVVACADVLIDLGNQPGKGETLWKSLYASTGDIVVWCDADVANFGPHFISGLLGPLLVDDAISYCKGFYHRPVGADQRGGGRTTELVARPLIALLFPELGDIVQPLAGEYAGRRKVLERVPFVQGYGVEMGLLIDVWRLAGYEAIAQVDLGTRVHRNRPLHELSSQATEVMQAALHRADRTLVNTTITLRRPGFGGTEITMQERPPLVEVTGYFRQAL
- a CDS encoding DUF1330 domain-containing protein, whose amino-acid sequence is MTAYIIVNYQVDNPEMYGEYMQGAAGALGVGDGVDLIAFDTESEVVEGDTAGHQTVVLKFDSKEKAREVWESDAYRAVVGKRHDATSRHFAVLVNGFGD
- a CDS encoding FABP family protein; amino-acid sequence: MAELHPACVSLAFLLGTWQGTGTGVYPTIEDFSYAEEVSFTHVGKPFVAYAQKTKDSSTGLPLHAEAGYLRPQGDGRVELVLVQPSGIAEILEGKLEGHNIQLASTAVLGTLSAKPVTATERRFWVDGEVLHSSVAMAAMGLDLQHHVVSEMYRLS
- a CDS encoding glycerate kinase — translated: MHIVAAPDKFRGTATAAEVADAIAQAAAQAGASVDAVPMADGGEGTLEVVGGANRSSIVTGPLGDPVEAPWRLHRHTAVIEMARASGLALVGGAEGNDPLGATTYGTGELIDAAVERGARRVLVGVGGSATTDGGLGALRALYPTQRLRGVEMAVACDVRTRFVDAAEVFGPQKGATASQVELLRRRLERLCGVYAETYGVAVGDLEGSGAAGGLAGGLACVGAELCNGFDLLAEEVDLYGRIEQADLVVTGEGALDATSLEGKVVGGVAEMAAAAGVPVLAVVGRADDTAAPGCGELVSLSERFGTEAAMDDTAGLVTRVVLDYLKA
- a CDS encoding MoaD/ThiS family protein, which codes for MSVTVRIPTTLRPLSGGASEVTVEGSTVRDVIASLDATHPGFKDRLIDESGGLHRYVNVFVDDDDVRFADGLATSVPDGQTVAIVPAVAGG